One window from the genome of Mumia sp. ZJ1417 encodes:
- a CDS encoding dienelactone hydrolase family protein gives MTEIVLFHHALGQTDGFLAFADDLRATGSLVHTPDVFAGRTFPTVDEGVAHGDEVGRPELRRRAAEGVAELPPDVVWAGASLGVVFAQEYAQTRPGARGALLLYAALPVEAFETPWPDGLPVQVHGMADDPWMDWDAEVAPFAAASGAEVFRYPGSGHVFAEVGNVDHDADAAALLRERVLAFLAELPQR, from the coding sequence ATGACCGAGATCGTGCTCTTCCACCACGCCCTGGGGCAGACCGACGGCTTTCTCGCGTTCGCCGACGATCTTCGCGCGACTGGCTCGCTCGTGCACACTCCTGACGTCTTCGCCGGCCGGACGTTCCCGACGGTCGACGAGGGAGTGGCGCACGGTGACGAGGTCGGACGTCCCGAGTTGCGCCGGCGTGCCGCGGAGGGGGTCGCCGAGCTGCCGCCCGACGTGGTCTGGGCCGGCGCGTCCCTCGGTGTCGTGTTCGCCCAGGAGTACGCACAGACCCGACCGGGCGCACGAGGCGCGCTCCTCTTGTACGCAGCGCTGCCGGTCGAGGCGTTCGAAACGCCGTGGCCCGACGGACTCCCTGTCCAGGTGCACGGCATGGCCGACGACCCGTGGATGGACTGGGACGCGGAGGTCGCGCCGTTCGCTGCCGCGTCGGGCGCCGAGGTGTTCCGCTATCCCGGCTCGGGGCACGTGTTCGCCGAGGTCGGCAACGTCGACCACGACGCCGATGCGGCTGCGCTCCTGCGCGAGCGGGTGCTGGCCTTCCTCGCAGAGCTGCCGCAGAGATGA
- a CDS encoding YdeI family protein, with protein MSSFSDAPRLPMDSAEEWRSWLSEHHDDPDPGVWIVWRRRETERPELSYEALVEEALAFGWIDGQAKGLDDDHSMLWMTRRRPGSVWSRLSKERVDRVVASGRMTPAGQAAIDRAKADGSWSHLDSVEAMEVPDDLAAALDADPEARRQFDAFTPGRRKEILRWLVDAKRAATREARIAEVVRLAAQGIAARDR; from the coding sequence ATGAGCAGCTTCAGCGACGCACCCCGGCTGCCGATGGACTCCGCAGAGGAGTGGCGCTCCTGGCTGTCCGAGCACCACGACGACCCCGACCCCGGCGTGTGGATCGTCTGGCGACGGCGCGAGACCGAGCGGCCGGAGCTGTCGTACGAGGCGCTGGTCGAGGAGGCGCTGGCGTTCGGCTGGATCGACGGCCAGGCCAAAGGGCTCGACGACGACCACTCGATGCTGTGGATGACCCGCCGGCGGCCGGGCTCGGTGTGGAGCCGCCTGTCCAAGGAGCGTGTCGACCGCGTCGTCGCCTCCGGACGCATGACCCCGGCGGGTCAGGCGGCGATCGACCGCGCAAAGGCGGACGGGTCGTGGTCGCACCTCGACAGCGTGGAGGCGATGGAGGTCCCTGACGACCTTGCCGCTGCGCTCGACGCCGACCCCGAGGCGCGGCGTCAGTTCGACGCGTTCACGCCCGGGCGGCGCAAGGAGATCCTCCGTTGGCTCGTCGACGCCAAGCGTGCGGCCACGCGCGAGGCGCGCATCGCCGAGGTCGTCCGGCTCGCTGCCCAGGGCATCGCCGCGCGCGACCGCTGA
- a CDS encoding VOC family protein, translating to MTDPHSDPDHLAFVHLHHVQLAIPRGGEAECRAFWRDVLGMHELEKPPVLAARGGCWFRLGGVEVHLGVEDDFEPARKAHPGILVARIDDVAARLVASGTDVTWDDGFPGHRRFYAADPFGNRLEFLQPDA from the coding sequence ATGACGGACCCCCACTCCGACCCGGACCACCTCGCGTTCGTCCACCTCCACCACGTCCAGCTGGCGATCCCGCGAGGCGGGGAGGCGGAGTGCCGGGCGTTCTGGCGCGACGTGCTCGGCATGCACGAGCTCGAGAAGCCGCCGGTCCTTGCCGCGCGTGGCGGCTGCTGGTTCCGTTTGGGCGGCGTCGAGGTCCACCTCGGGGTCGAGGACGACTTCGAGCCGGCACGCAAGGCCCACCCTGGCATCCTCGTCGCGCGCATCGACGACGTCGCGGCCCGACTGGTCGCCTCCGGCACCGACGTGACGTGGGACGACGGGTTCCCGGGGCACCGGCGCTTCTATGCCGCGGACCCCTTCGGCAACCGGCTCGAGTTCTTGCAGCCCGACGCCTGA
- a CDS encoding FAD-dependent oxidoreductase, with protein MTTSPAAVVPSRPGDARTVDVVVVGAGQAGLSAAYHLARFGARFVVLDANAAPGGAWQHRWRTLTMRDVHGIAMLPGLDVPDADGEAPAQAFVPAYYAAYEERFALPVVRPVRVRSVRDAVPGDSHGDLLVVTDAGTWRTRALVNATGTWERPFWPSYPGAGTFRGRQLHTVDYAGPEDLADLDIVVVGGGASAVQILGEVAPLAASTTWVTRREPIWRGDDFDPEAGRAAVALVEDRVTRGLPPQSVVSVTGLLLRPQEQRAATFGAYERHPMFTRIEPDGVRMADGSLQRADVIVWATGFRAVLGHLAPLHLREDTGGVRLVARVDAHTPTTAARDHRVQLVGYGPSASTIGANRAGRVAARAALRTVSARAAA; from the coding sequence GTGACCACCTCCCCCGCTGCCGTCGTACCGTCTCGACCCGGTGACGCCCGTACGGTCGACGTCGTGGTCGTGGGGGCGGGACAGGCGGGACTGTCCGCGGCGTACCACCTAGCCCGCTTCGGAGCCCGCTTCGTCGTCCTCGACGCGAACGCTGCGCCGGGAGGCGCCTGGCAGCACCGGTGGCGCACCCTGACGATGCGCGACGTCCACGGGATCGCGATGCTTCCCGGGCTCGACGTCCCGGACGCCGACGGCGAGGCGCCGGCGCAGGCGTTCGTCCCGGCGTACTACGCGGCGTACGAGGAACGGTTCGCGCTGCCCGTGGTCAGACCGGTGCGGGTCCGCTCCGTCCGCGACGCCGTCCCCGGCGACTCCCACGGCGACCTCCTCGTCGTCACCGATGCGGGCACGTGGCGTACGCGTGCGCTCGTCAACGCGACCGGGACCTGGGAGCGACCGTTCTGGCCGAGCTATCCGGGGGCCGGGACCTTCCGCGGGCGACAGCTGCACACCGTCGACTACGCGGGGCCGGAGGACCTGGCCGACCTCGACATCGTGGTGGTCGGGGGTGGCGCGTCGGCGGTGCAGATCCTCGGGGAGGTCGCGCCGCTCGCCGCATCGACGACCTGGGTGACCCGGCGGGAGCCGATCTGGCGTGGCGACGACTTCGACCCCGAGGCCGGGCGGGCGGCGGTCGCGCTCGTCGAGGACCGGGTGACACGCGGCCTGCCGCCGCAGAGCGTCGTGAGCGTGACCGGGCTGTTGCTTCGTCCGCAGGAGCAGCGGGCCGCCACCTTCGGGGCGTACGAGCGCCACCCGATGTTCACGCGGATCGAGCCCGACGGCGTCCGGATGGCCGACGGATCGCTCCAGCGCGCCGACGTGATCGTGTGGGCGACGGGATTCCGTGCCGTGCTCGGGCACCTCGCGCCGTTGCACCTGCGCGAGGACACGGGCGGCGTGCGGCTCGTCGCCCGTGTGGACGCCCACACCCCGACGACAGCGGCGCGCGACCACCGGGTGCAGCTCGTCGGGTACGGACCGTCGGCGTCGACCATCGGCGCCAACCGTGCCGGACGCGTCGCCGCCCGCGCCGCCCTCCGTACGGTGAGCGCCCGGGCCGCCGCCTGA
- a CDS encoding PadR family transcriptional regulator, with product MALEHAILVSLAERSASGYDLTRRFDKSIGHFWRASHQQIYKVLGRMETGGLVASTAVPQEGRPDKKIYVITDEGRDALREWSREPSPIETARSDFAVKLRGLPFGDRDAILADIARRADAHRERLAFYRADAARTFPDVAALDEGQRAQYAVLRGGILLEEAGLAWCEEVAELLGSRQAAGSRQARPAEAARPAEAARPAEAAEGGATGGGSAAP from the coding sequence ATGGCCCTGGAGCACGCGATCCTCGTCTCGCTCGCCGAGCGTTCGGCGAGCGGGTACGACCTGACGCGCCGCTTCGACAAGTCGATCGGCCACTTCTGGAGGGCGAGCCACCAGCAGATCTACAAGGTGCTCGGTCGCATGGAGACCGGCGGCCTGGTCGCCTCGACGGCGGTGCCGCAGGAGGGCCGCCCTGACAAGAAGATCTACGTGATCACCGACGAGGGGCGCGACGCCCTGCGCGAGTGGTCACGCGAGCCGAGCCCGATCGAGACCGCGCGCAGCGACTTCGCGGTCAAGCTGCGCGGGCTCCCGTTCGGCGACCGCGACGCGATTCTCGCCGACATCGCCCGCCGCGCCGACGCGCATCGCGAGCGGCTGGCCTTCTACCGCGCCGACGCGGCTCGCACGTTCCCCGACGTCGCGGCGCTCGACGAGGGGCAGCGGGCGCAGTACGCGGTGCTGCGCGGCGGCATCCTTCTCGAGGAGGCCGGGCTCGCGTGGTGCGAGGAGGTCGCGGAGCTGCTGGGGTCTCGACAGGCTGCGGGGTCTCGACAGGCTCGACCGGCGGAGGCGGCTCGACCGGCGGAGGCGGCTCGACCGGCGGAAGCAGCGGAGGGCGGGGCTACCGGCGGCGGGAGCGCAGCGCCGTGA
- a CDS encoding SCO4848 family membrane protein — translation MISRRAAWFLVLAGLFNIVIWPRFGMAIWNDERAWEGAIGDSTPTGFLWVHAVLIVAAVSIAVGVLWVAVTALRSRRR, via the coding sequence GTGATCTCTCGACGCGCTGCGTGGTTCCTGGTGCTCGCCGGGCTGTTCAACATCGTGATCTGGCCGCGGTTCGGCATGGCCATCTGGAACGACGAGCGGGCGTGGGAAGGCGCGATCGGTGACAGCACACCGACCGGGTTCTTGTGGGTGCACGCGGTGCTCATCGTCGCGGCGGTCTCGATCGCGGTCGGCGTGCTGTGGGTCGCGGTCACGGCGCTGCGCTCCCGCCGCCGGTAG
- a CDS encoding NADPH-dependent 2,4-dienoyl-CoA reductase, producing MIERSPEQPTTPYPHLLRPLEVAGFTLRNRVMMGSMHTKLEDRASDIPKLAAFFAERAKGGAALLVTGGYAPSWRGWLSPMGSTMASRRMADKHRTVTEAVHEHDSRILMQVLHAGRYGYSPFSKGVSSKQSPITPFKPSAMSTREVEGTVDDFVRAAKLAQRAGYDGVEVMGSEGYLINQFLAARTNDRTDAWGGSAEKRMRFPVEVVRRIREEVGAHFIVQYRISLLDLVDDSQTWDETLELAHRIEAAGASLLNTGIGWHEARIPTIVTSVPRGAFAWVTGKLRPQVGIPVIASNRINTPEIAEQILAEGQADMVSLARPMLADPEFVTKAAQGRADEINTCIGCNQACLDHTFKNQRCTCLVNPRAGYETELRLLPVPRLRRKQIAVVGAGPAGLAAATELAGRGHGVTLYEADGQIGGQFRLARLIPGKEEFAETLRYYARRLEVTGVDVRLGARATADDLRAYDDVVIATGVVPRVPEIKGMDHASVASYADVIDGRVEAGAKVAIIGAGGIGFDVAEFLLHQADEPLDAWMARWGVTDPALEPGGVGTKVTPVPPREVWLLQRKPAPLGKGLGKTSGWVHRATLKDSGVHMLGGITYDFVDDAGLHIRDEHGTAHVLEVDTVVVCAGQESVTDLAEPLRAAGVSVHVIGGADVAAELDAKRAIRQATELAARL from the coding sequence ATGATTGAACGCAGCCCTGAGCAGCCGACCACCCCGTACCCGCACCTCCTGCGCCCCCTCGAGGTCGCCGGGTTCACGCTGCGCAACCGCGTGATGATGGGCTCGATGCACACCAAGCTCGAGGACCGAGCCAGTGACATCCCCAAGCTCGCCGCGTTCTTCGCCGAGCGCGCCAAGGGCGGCGCCGCGCTCCTCGTCACCGGCGGGTACGCCCCGAGCTGGCGCGGCTGGCTGTCGCCGATGGGCTCGACCATGGCGAGCCGGCGGATGGCCGACAAGCACCGTACGGTCACCGAGGCGGTGCACGAGCACGACAGCCGCATCCTCATGCAGGTGCTGCACGCCGGCCGGTACGGCTACTCGCCGTTCTCCAAGGGTGTCTCGTCGAAGCAGTCGCCGATCACCCCGTTCAAGCCGAGCGCGATGAGCACCCGCGAGGTCGAGGGGACCGTCGACGACTTCGTGCGCGCGGCCAAGCTGGCGCAGCGTGCCGGGTACGACGGTGTCGAGGTGATGGGGTCCGAGGGCTACCTCATCAACCAGTTCCTCGCGGCCCGCACCAACGACCGTACGGACGCCTGGGGAGGCAGCGCAGAGAAGCGGATGCGCTTCCCCGTTGAGGTCGTGCGCCGCATCCGCGAGGAGGTCGGCGCGCACTTCATCGTCCAGTACCGCATCTCGCTGCTCGACCTCGTCGACGACTCCCAGACCTGGGACGAGACGCTCGAGCTCGCCCACAGGATCGAGGCGGCGGGCGCCTCGCTGCTCAACACCGGCATCGGCTGGCACGAGGCGCGCATTCCGACGATCGTCACGTCCGTCCCGCGCGGCGCGTTCGCGTGGGTGACCGGCAAGCTGCGCCCCCAGGTCGGCATCCCCGTCATCGCCTCGAACCGGATCAACACCCCGGAAATCGCCGAGCAGATCCTCGCCGAGGGCCAGGCCGACATGGTCTCGCTCGCACGCCCGATGCTTGCCGACCCCGAGTTCGTCACCAAGGCCGCGCAGGGCCGCGCCGACGAGATCAACACCTGCATCGGCTGCAACCAGGCCTGCCTCGACCACACGTTCAAGAACCAGCGCTGCACCTGCCTGGTGAACCCCCGTGCCGGGTACGAGACAGAGCTGCGACTGCTGCCCGTCCCCCGGCTGCGCCGCAAGCAGATCGCCGTCGTCGGTGCCGGCCCCGCGGGCCTCGCCGCCGCGACCGAGCTCGCCGGGCGCGGACATGGCGTCACGCTGTACGAGGCCGACGGCCAGATCGGCGGCCAGTTCCGGCTGGCACGTCTGATCCCGGGCAAGGAGGAGTTCGCGGAGACGCTGCGCTACTACGCGCGACGCCTCGAGGTCACCGGCGTCGACGTGCGGCTCGGGGCGCGGGCGACCGCCGACGACCTGCGCGCGTACGACGACGTCGTGATCGCCACCGGCGTCGTACCGCGGGTGCCGGAGATCAAGGGCATGGACCACGCCAGCGTCGCCTCGTACGCCGACGTCATCGACGGCCGCGTCGAGGCCGGCGCGAAGGTCGCGATCATCGGCGCCGGCGGCATCGGGTTCGACGTCGCGGAGTTCCTGCTCCATCAGGCGGACGAGCCGCTCGACGCGTGGATGGCCCGCTGGGGCGTCACTGATCCGGCGCTCGAGCCGGGCGGCGTCGGCACGAAGGTCACGCCCGTCCCGCCGCGCGAGGTGTGGCTGCTCCAGCGCAAGCCCGCACCGCTCGGCAAGGGCCTCGGCAAGACCTCAGGCTGGGTGCACCGCGCCACGCTCAAGGACTCCGGCGTGCACATGCTCGGCGGCATCACGTACGACTTCGTCGACGACGCCGGGCTGCACATCCGCGACGAGCACGGCACCGCGCACGTCCTCGAGGTCGACACGGTCGTCGTGTGCGCGGGGCAGGAGTCGGTGACCGATCTCGCGGAGCCGCTGCGTGCAGCCGGCGTGAGCGTGCACGTGATCGGGGGCGCCGACGTCGCGGCCGAGCTCGACGCCAAACGCGCGATCCGCCAGGCCACGGAACTCGCCGCGCGACTCTGA
- a CDS encoding MarR family winged helix-turn-helix transcriptional regulator, translated as MTTSTQDDLRDYPADVIAKQPIGAWTGDAYRRVVGGLRDALATEDLTQPHWWTLNHAAGDPGRWTRPTLTERLTPYEDLGIDFDEVYDDLVARGWLREDGGAMTLTDAGVAGLERARERNARVHEQTLDGISEEDYVTMINVLRRVVTNLGGDGNIPE; from the coding sequence ATGACGACGAGCACGCAAGACGACCTGCGGGACTACCCCGCCGACGTGATCGCGAAGCAGCCGATCGGCGCCTGGACCGGTGACGCGTACCGCCGCGTCGTCGGCGGGCTTCGCGACGCCCTCGCGACCGAGGACCTGACGCAGCCGCACTGGTGGACGCTCAACCACGCCGCCGGCGACCCCGGCCGCTGGACGCGCCCCACCCTGACCGAGCGGCTCACGCCGTACGAGGACCTCGGGATCGACTTCGACGAGGTGTACGACGACCTGGTCGCGCGCGGATGGCTCCGCGAGGACGGCGGCGCCATGACGCTGACCGACGCCGGCGTGGCCGGACTCGAACGCGCCCGCGAGCGCAACGCGCGGGTCCATGAACAGACGCTCGACGGCATCTCGGAGGAGGACTACGTGACGATGATCAACGTGCTGCGCCGCGTCGTCACGAACCTCGGCGGGGACGGCAACATCCCTGAGTGA
- a CDS encoding aldo/keto reductase family oxidoreductase: MRLAYGCMGLADLERADAAVTTAYEIGIRLFDHADIYGGGTSESVFGEVLARHPGLRDEIEIQTKCGIVLGGAEGGNAYDLSREHLLRSVDDSLARLGTDHVDRLLLHRPDPLARPAEIADAFDTLVAEGKVAAFGVSNMDATQIGHLRTAVRQPLDVNQLELGLHHRDLIEAGVLVNHPDATSYTPVAGTLERCIDLGITVQAYGALAQGRYTGRPRGPEDEATAVLVRRYADALGTTPEAVVLGWLLKHPADIVAVIGTTDPGRIRACADAEQVADAMTRRQWWSLWTAARDKPVP, from the coding sequence ATGAGACTCGCGTACGGCTGCATGGGGCTCGCCGACCTCGAGCGTGCCGACGCGGCGGTGACGACGGCGTACGAGATCGGCATCCGGCTGTTCGACCACGCCGACATCTACGGCGGCGGCACGTCCGAGTCGGTGTTCGGGGAGGTGCTCGCCCGCCACCCCGGGCTGCGCGACGAGATCGAGATCCAGACGAAGTGCGGGATCGTGCTCGGCGGCGCGGAGGGCGGCAACGCGTACGACCTCTCGCGCGAGCACCTCCTGCGCTCCGTCGACGACAGCCTCGCGCGCCTCGGCACCGACCATGTCGACCGCCTCCTCCTCCATCGACCGGACCCGCTCGCCCGTCCTGCCGAGATCGCGGACGCCTTCGACACGCTCGTCGCCGAAGGCAAGGTCGCGGCGTTCGGCGTCTCCAACATGGACGCGACCCAGATCGGACACCTGCGCACGGCCGTACGACAGCCGCTCGACGTGAACCAGCTCGAGCTCGGGCTGCACCACCGCGACCTGATCGAGGCCGGCGTCCTCGTGAACCACCCGGACGCGACGTCGTACACGCCGGTCGCCGGGACGCTCGAGCGCTGCATCGACCTCGGCATCACGGTCCAGGCGTACGGCGCACTCGCCCAGGGCCGCTACACCGGACGTCCGCGCGGCCCGGAGGACGAGGCGACGGCGGTGCTGGTGCGCCGGTACGCCGACGCGCTCGGCACCACTCCGGAGGCCGTCGTCCTCGGCTGGCTCCTCAAGCACCCGGCCGACATCGTCGCGGTGATCGGCACGACCGACCCCGGCCGCATCCGCGCGTGCGCCGACGCGGAGCAGGTCGCCGACGCGATGACCCGCCGCCAGTGGTGGTCCCTGTGGACCGCCGCGCGTGATAAGCCGGTGCCGTGA
- a CDS encoding class I mannose-6-phosphate isomerase produces the protein MTATPQLLQPNLVHHFYAGGARIAALRGLPPVERCPEEWVGATVSRADSPTVGLARTAAGALFSDLVEADPVGWVGTDSVRGGDTGILLKLLDAGQRLPVHVHPDRAFAAQHLDCPYGKTEAWLVLETADDAVVYLGWSGDVDPDELAARRDAQDGDWLLSHLNRIPVRPGDGFVVPAGTPHAIGAGVFVAEVQEPTDFSILLEWSITTSTRDESHLGLGFDLAMDAVSTTALGADDLARLTVRHDLTARTGAPVPLLPEAGDPYFRLHLLAPPPGESSQIAAGFAALVVLSGTGVIEGAGSLPVGGGQSLVVPAAFGPWRLVGDARVLVARPGEGWRGSPDGRIVG, from the coding sequence GTGACCGCGACCCCCCAGCTCCTCCAGCCGAACCTCGTGCACCACTTCTATGCAGGCGGCGCACGCATCGCCGCCCTCCGCGGGCTCCCGCCGGTCGAGCGTTGCCCTGAGGAGTGGGTCGGCGCGACCGTGTCGCGTGCGGACTCCCCGACGGTCGGACTCGCCCGTACGGCTGCCGGTGCGCTCTTCAGCGACCTCGTCGAAGCCGATCCCGTCGGCTGGGTCGGCACCGACTCCGTACGGGGCGGCGACACCGGCATCCTCCTCAAGCTCCTCGACGCCGGCCAGCGGCTCCCCGTCCACGTCCACCCCGACCGCGCGTTCGCGGCCCAGCACCTCGACTGCCCGTACGGCAAGACCGAGGCGTGGCTCGTGCTCGAGACCGCCGACGACGCGGTGGTCTACCTCGGCTGGAGCGGCGACGTCGATCCTGACGAGCTCGCCGCGCGCCGCGACGCGCAGGACGGAGACTGGCTGCTGAGCCACCTCAACCGCATCCCCGTACGACCCGGCGACGGCTTCGTGGTCCCGGCGGGCACCCCGCACGCGATCGGCGCCGGCGTGTTCGTCGCCGAGGTGCAGGAGCCGACCGACTTCTCGATCCTGCTGGAGTGGTCGATCACGACCTCGACGCGCGACGAGTCGCACCTCGGGCTCGGCTTCGACCTCGCGATGGACGCGGTGTCGACGACCGCGCTCGGGGCAGACGACCTGGCGCGACTCACCGTCCGTCACGACCTCACCGCCCGTACGGGAGCTCCCGTCCCGCTGCTGCCGGAGGCGGGCGACCCGTACTTCCGGCTCCACCTTCTCGCCCCACCCCCGGGCGAGTCTTCTCAGATCGCTGCCGGCTTCGCTGCGCTGGTCGTGCTCTCGGGGACCGGGGTGATCGAGGGCGCCGGCTCCCTCCCGGTCGGCGGCGGCCAGTCGCTCGTCGTCCCCGCCGCCTTCGGCCCGTGGCGCCTCGTCGGCGACGCCCGGGTGCTGGTGGCCCGTCCTGGAGAGGGGTGGCGCGGCTCGCCCGACGGGCGCATCGTGGGGTGA
- a CDS encoding L,D-transpeptidase family protein, whose amino-acid sequence MTPRAVTLVAVTALFAAVPATTAAASTARAADTVRLDGVTVHLRAGTTQVVTVNRTRSYRARVTYWVRRDSQWVAKRRSTNGRIGYGGLVAASKRKQSTGTTPLGTFTMTEAFGLRAKPTGSRLPYRKVRRGDYWVQDNRSAYYNTLRNKASGGFRWWLPASHRNASERLRDYRKQYVWSVVVDFNRPPRAVRYRGSGIFLHANGKGATAGCVSAPSRFIRYVLKRLRPDRQPVIAIGR is encoded by the coding sequence ATGACCCCCCGCGCCGTCACGCTCGTCGCCGTCACCGCCCTCTTTGCGGCGGTCCCGGCCACGACCGCCGCGGCGAGCACCGCCCGTGCCGCGGACACCGTGCGCCTCGACGGCGTCACCGTCCACCTTCGCGCGGGCACGACGCAGGTCGTGACCGTCAACCGCACGCGCTCGTACCGCGCACGCGTCACGTACTGGGTCCGCCGTGACAGCCAGTGGGTCGCCAAGCGCCGGTCGACCAACGGTCGGATCGGGTACGGCGGGCTGGTCGCCGCGTCGAAGCGCAAGCAGTCGACCGGGACGACGCCCCTCGGGACCTTCACGATGACGGAGGCGTTCGGTCTCCGGGCGAAGCCGACCGGTAGCCGGCTGCCGTACCGGAAGGTGCGTCGCGGTGACTACTGGGTGCAGGACAACCGCTCGGCGTACTACAACACGCTGCGCAACAAGGCGTCCGGCGGCTTCCGCTGGTGGCTGCCGGCGTCGCACCGCAACGCCTCGGAGCGACTGCGCGACTACCGCAAGCAGTACGTGTGGTCGGTCGTCGTCGATTTCAACCGCCCGCCCCGCGCGGTCCGCTATCGCGGCTCGGGCATCTTCTTGCACGCGAACGGCAAGGGCGCGACCGCCGGATGTGTGTCCGCTCCCTCCCGCTTCATCCGATACGTCCTGAAACGTCTACGGCCCGACAGGCAACCAGTCATCGCAATAGGTCGCTAA
- a CDS encoding GPGG-motif small membrane protein yields MTFLLWILAVILVVSGIVALVRKQMLWGIVLIVVGLLVGPGGVSVFG; encoded by the coding sequence ATGACGTTCTTGCTCTGGATCCTTGCCGTCATCCTCGTGGTGTCGGGAATTGTCGCCCTTGTTCGCAAGCAGATGCTCTGGGGCATCGTCCTCATCGTCGTCGGCCTTCTTGTCGGCCCGGGCGGCGTGAGCGTGTTCGGCTAA
- a CDS encoding DUF1697 domain-containing protein has product MAASTSEKVAYLLRAVNVGGNKVPMAELRTLASDLGAEDVATYVNSGNLVCVPPGDADDFGTALAKGIADQMGVTTDAVARTGAELRAAQEAYPFEIHDPKFCHVWFFTIAPSRKAAEAVEAYDFGDDRLRVLGRELHLWYADGAGRSAVTAPRLLKLAGVPGTGRNLRTVEKLAAMAQ; this is encoded by the coding sequence GTGGCGGCTTCGACTTCTGAGAAGGTCGCCTACCTCCTCAGAGCCGTGAACGTCGGCGGCAACAAGGTCCCGATGGCCGAGCTCCGTACGCTCGCGTCCGACCTCGGCGCCGAAGACGTCGCGACGTACGTGAACAGCGGCAACCTCGTCTGCGTCCCGCCCGGGGACGCAGACGACTTCGGCACCGCGCTGGCGAAGGGGATCGCCGACCAGATGGGCGTCACGACCGATGCGGTCGCGCGGACAGGGGCTGAACTTCGGGCTGCACAGGAGGCGTACCCGTTCGAGATCCACGACCCGAAGTTCTGCCACGTCTGGTTCTTCACCATCGCACCCTCACGCAAGGCCGCCGAGGCGGTCGAGGCGTACGACTTCGGCGACGACCGCCTGCGCGTGCTCGGGCGCGAGCTGCACCTCTGGTACGCCGACGGCGCGGGGCGCAGCGCGGTCACCGCGCCGCGCCTCCTCAAGCTCGCCGGGGTCCCCGGGACCGGGCGCAACCTCCGCACGGTCGAGAAGCTCGCCGCGATGGCGCAGTGA
- a CDS encoding YafY family protein → MNRTDRLYGIREELRRAGTRGRTAEQLAATYEVSPRTIKRDVAALQHAGFPIWARLGRHGGYVVDPAATLPPMNVTAAEVSGLAAAIAAHRGQPFDGQARTALAKVLSVMEPKARLGATALTERVWIDRADTAGDPRSRRAIEQALHERRVLSLRYRDADDTVTDRRVDPQILAFTRGSWYLVARCRRRDDLRWFRLDRVERARVTAQVAVDVPVESIGTPPPTAAPVADL, encoded by the coding sequence GTGAACCGCACCGATCGGCTGTACGGGATCCGCGAGGAGCTGCGCCGTGCCGGGACGCGGGGACGCACGGCCGAGCAGCTCGCGGCGACGTACGAGGTGAGCCCTCGTACGATCAAGCGCGACGTCGCGGCCCTCCAACATGCGGGCTTCCCGATCTGGGCACGCCTGGGCCGCCACGGTGGCTACGTGGTCGACCCGGCAGCCACCCTTCCGCCGATGAACGTCACCGCCGCCGAGGTGTCGGGTCTGGCCGCCGCGATCGCTGCGCACCGGGGCCAGCCGTTCGACGGGCAGGCCCGTACGGCCCTCGCCAAGGTGCTCAGCGTGATGGAGCCGAAGGCGCGGCTCGGCGCGACCGCGCTCACCGAGCGGGTGTGGATCGACCGCGCTGACACCGCCGGCGACCCGCGCTCACGGCGCGCCATCGAGCAGGCGCTGCATGAGCGTCGCGTCCTGTCGCTGCGCTATCGCGACGCCGACGACACCGTGACCGACCGTCGGGTCGATCCGCAGATCCTCGCGTTCACTCGGGGCTCGTGGTACCTGGTCGCACGCTGCCGACGTCGCGACGACCTGCGCTGGTTCAGGCTCGACCGGGTCGAGCGCGCGAGGGTCACCGCGCAGGTCGCGGTCGACGTCCCGGTCGAGAGCATCGGTACGCCGCCGCCCACCGCCGCACCCGTCGCGGACCTGTGA